The Tubulanus polymorphus chromosome 3, tnTubPoly1.2, whole genome shotgun sequence nucleotide sequence gcgacaattcattattttggggCGACATCATGGGTTCTGACAATTTACAGACATTAGAGGTTCACCAAATGGAGGGTTCACCATTGACTCTTGTCCCAATCACATTGCCTACCGGTCCAGCATACGTTCCAGCCAGTCAGGTTTATTCGGTTACATCAGATTACACAACTGAAGATGTCGATCCTGTTCTACAAGGTCGACAAAATATGATCGAAGCTTCAGCTGATATTCTGAAAGAAGCTGAACAACAGCAATAATTCGTTGCGGGTTTCAAACGTTTTCTAGAATAAATCTCTTTCTACAGTAGTGGTAGAACTCGGTTAAGTCATCACCAGATTGGTTGTCACATTGCTTAAGTTGTCCCTAATGTTTGAATCTCAATTTGtattaaaattcaatttatttagtGTAAGTTGTCATTTGGATAATCTTTGGACATGAAAAATGATCATCCCAGCTATGATGACCTAATTACTGCATTCAACGTGTATAAATGAATGCTacacagtggaacctcattataATGACTGTGGCTATAACAATTTATCGGTTATTAGAAGCCAACAATTTTGTAATGGATACAGCAtaaactatcagttataacaaacatattttctggtcccatgAATTTTGCTGTAATTAGGTTCTATTGtaagggagcatctcaaaatttcgatAGTATCCTCAATTAGAATGACTgtctaattgattttaaccCCCACCTCCCTTTGATTAGACACATGCCAAAGTTGGAACTATTGATTTTCAAATGAGAGACCACAGGCAAAGATAAGACATTCTCACGAGCGTATTTCGATCCcaacttttaattgaaaaatagatAAGCAAAATTACAAGTGGAAAACATATATATTAAACTCTTAATAGACTTtattaacaaaatcaaatatatctgAAATACCAACAGCATCTAAAAGAGAGACGGTTAAATCTACtgcttgtaatatatatatatatatatatatttcaaactgCAATTCAATGTTATCTTGCACCGCattaaatcaatagttcgGCAGTCGTGATGAATCCGCAGGAGGCCTCCACCCCCTTCCGcgagttattctaattgaagtaACTATCGAAATTTTCAGATGCTCCCTAAAGTAATCTATGTTAGATTATCGAATTTATGGTAAACTATGGTTattattaattcatattatataGTAGTACTGCATAATTTTTGCAGTAGGCTTgggattttcataaaattaaCATGTTTTGACagatttattattgatattccTCTAATCTAAGTAATATGACGCAGCAGGCTCATCAGGTGGAGTCATCTGTACACCTAATGTAGCATACTCCTAACTCGGGTTTCCTTTTTGGAGAAACAAACTCTGTACCTCCCAGGTTTACTACACCAGTCTCGCTCCAAACTCAACAATTTTAACTTTGAACTCTCTGGCATCTAGTAAGGAGAAGGCCTCGGGCTGAAAATCCTATTATAGACGACACATCTAacgtttgttgtattttttttaaaaatgtatGTACATGTGCAAATGGAGCCAATAATTTGCATAACAgactaataataattattgaataatgtgatcataatacatgtactgtagaaCCTCATTGATACAGGCTTGGTGGGCATAGAAAAATGTTGATAAACCGGTTTTGTATTACCATTTGTGAATGTGGATTAATATATAAGTTACGTATATATGAATGCAGTGTTAATATTGTTTCAACATGGTAAAGTGATGCTTTAAGAATcaaggggccagttgcacaatcATGGCTTGAATTTCAGAATTCGAAATATATCGCCAATCTCACGactcaagaccagtcttgaaaaaaattgaaggcCACTTTTGGACAACTGAACAACTTGGCCCCGTTTTATATTGGCCCTAATATGAGACCTGTATCACTAAAAtcattaggctaaaaaaaattgataccttgtttctccgctctgctgagcttaaatgttgacccggccggctgcctatctaccctatacattacttttttaaaaatcgtgatcaattttaccataacaaaccaggccgctatagaaatgaactgtttacaaattttatcatattttactaaaatgacccggccgctgcggagaaacaaggtatcatttttgtttagccttagttTCTGAAGATTTTCGAGTAGAATTAAACAACTCTGATGcataataaattatttcacctgttaaaattgaataatcattaaaactaaaaatcaattttttaccAATTACCATTAAAGTTaacataatgaaaatatttaaagaTCATGCTGTTGCAATCATGTGAGAAACTAACTTTGATTAAAACGCACTCATTTGTTATTATTGCCAAAAATCATGCAAAACATTAGAAAACAATTGTTTAAGATATTACAGACACCTTTTTTGATATACGTTTATAccgtaaatatatatagatatatattacGCGAGCTTATGTATATAATGAGAAATATGATGTACAAATTTCAGACaagtaaattattatttgatcaaaaatctaaatttccaaattcaattttatttactGTTATTTGCTCTTCACTTCTATGTTGACTAGGCATTTCGATTTGGAGAAGTTTTCATCCACCAATGTATCGGTAATGTGACAATTTTGACTCTCAACTTCACtgagaatggataatgaatatttctgatttcaattaaatacaGTATTAGATTAAGACTTCACTAGGTAACGGCTGTCCAGACAATGCCGCTTCCAGATTTTTAATAACAAGATCCTGCATTCTTTTCCGAGTTTGTACTGTATGTATACCCATATGAGGCACAACAATTAAGTTTGGCAGCTTACGAAGCTTGTGTCCTTTTGGCAGCGGTTCTGGTTCGGTTACATCTAATGCGGCACCACGAATTTGGTTACTAGTTAAAGCTTCGTACAACGCGTCATGGTTTATAACACCACCTAGGATAACAAGTGGAAATCCTTCCAGTAGGCctgggatttttttttcaaaaatacaatGTGCAGGGATGAGATGCATGTGAGAAATGTGAACAGTTCTGAAAAGTACATTTTTAtgtgaaatgtgaaaattttggAAACTATGTgatattttttcgaaattcttgtcatcaaaaaaatttcttttctagTTTTTCAGGTTTTATGTATAGTTTGTTTTATCTCTGGGCTCTGCTTTGACCCTAGATAGACGATAGTACCTGTACATGTTCATAGTCGAGTATCAGTCAGAAGTACCTTAATTACAGGTCAATATTGTTACATTGTCTTTAACATGTTTAACTAACAATTCTCACATAAAATCGCATTAGGTAAATGTCCCTTATGAAAAAGTTAATGCGAGTTTTTGGCatagaaaaatgtgaaaaattgtGTTTTTGGTGTgaagaaatgtgaaaatttcagAATCTTGCATTCGATCCCATCTGAACATGAATATGTTCAATAAAGCGTCAACAGTTTATTCCTGAGATTATCATTCATATAGTACGCCTACCTCTAGCCACATTGATAACAGTAGCTGTCCGCTTCATAGCTTTAAATTCTGGCTCGCTTATCATGTGTTTTGTCTCTGGTAGCAATGGGCAAGTAATTATGATAAAATCACACAGTGGAAGCATGTCGTGTAGTTTATCACAATATGTAGCACCAACagcattttcatcttcaatgcTCCTTGTAAAAGAATAATGTATTATATCAGACTTCAGGGTAAAAACGTGAATAAGTTTTTCAACTAAAATAACTGGAGACCCGTATCCAATCAATCACCTTCTTTTTCTGTTgtgataataaatcttcattttaCAACTTTTAGCTCGGCAGGCTACCTCGTAACCAATCGAGCCCATGCCAACAATTCCTAATGTTGCGTAACAGACATCAACGCCCACTGGAAGTGATGTGCGGTCCAGTGATGAAGTTTTATCCATGGAAATGGTTATCCCTGTAAAAGACCATTGTTGGAAAATGGAACTGCACTTGCAGTATTGCCATACTAGTGAGTGAATAGACTGTTAGGAAACTTCCTACAGTATGTGCAGATGTGATAATATTCAtagtattgaaatattttcaagaagCTTCTGTGCACCTACCCAGGTATAAGTTTCTGGCTGATGCAAGCATCAATGTCATAGCCATATCAGCAGTAGCATCACTTACAACTCCAGGTGTATTAGCAACTTTCACACCATGAGAATTGATGAACTTGATGTCGATGTGATTGACGCCCGCTCCAAAATTGGTCAAAACCTTCAGATTAGTATAGAGTAATATATTTTCGTAAAGCTCGATTGGTTCATCACATTCAGAGGCGGTGACTACTGCAACTATATCTTCACGCTTCAcctctgatttctttttgatgatTTCTTCGATACAGACAACTTTGAAGTTTTTCCTAAGTTTTTCTCTTAATTCCCGACATCCTGTAAAAATCATCAACACGCACGGCTTGACTTCGCCCGTCCAATTTCTAGTTGACATGGTCCGACACAACTAGGTGAAAACTGTAGGGAGAAACGAAGTGATGCAGCGCTATCTTTATTTTGAATGTACTGAAATATTAACTTTTATGCACTGACCCTACACGTATATACGTCCATACCCTACATAAAATGAGAGGGTGTGACGCATGTAAGCTACATTTGAATAGGATTATCCAACCGTCAGCTGTTAttttggcttcgttattgtgggatttctatCGTTATGCTGCAATTTGTATGAATACTACTGGCCACTGTACTGTATATTAATTAACATGCTAAGTTAGGTGTTTTATCTATTGATCATTACCATAATCCCACAGAGACTTGACACAAGGATTTTGACcacagtatcctaggtactatagtacctaggatactgtgCTCAAAACActtttgtgtcaagtccctgtgCCATAATCCATGAACAGATACTTTCATTTGGCTTTCAGAAACTCTGCCGCGATCGATTGCGGCTTAAATCAAGGTTTAACATACATTATAATCTATTTACAAATACAAACTAATTCTAAATAGAAATGAGTCTTCGTTAACCTCAAGATATCTTTCTAATTCGTCATTTtcggtttttttctaaaatgaataccggtatattgctgaatatttttgattttatagaAGCTTTCTATATGCTTGTCACGAAgtatttgttgttgttgcctGGAAAATTATGGCATGTGATTTTGCGGTTGGTTCGACCAATGTTTCTACGAATAGTGCTGTTGTAAAACAGCAGAGAGACAAATTTCCTCCTtctaattaaaacaaaataacaCGATGTCCTTTCATAAACATTTctattaatatatataaatcatttaagCTAAAGCTAAAAATCAACCTTTTATCTTCATTTAAAGTTTACCTGGTACATAACAAGTATAAATAGTTAAAGATCGCGCggttatatgaaatattatattaaatttaacagCACTCTTGCAAAAAACGTACTCTATTAGAGAATAATTGTTTAATCACAGacatgttttctaattttttttgtagctTATATAATGAGACATAAGCTGAACACATTTCAGACAAGTAAATTATCATTTAatcgaaaaccaaaatatttcattttaatttttggaaTTTGCAAGTCCACCCGCCAACCTGGCATTTCCATTAAAAGAAGTGTTTATCCATCAATGAGTATGAAATGCGCATTAACGTAAAAATCTGACAGACATCCCCGAAAATGAGACTGTGATCTCGATTACAAATCAGACTTCACTAGGTAATGGACATCCACATAATGCTGCTTCCATATTTCTAATAACAAGATCCTGCATTCGTTCTCGAGTTTGTACAGTATATGTACCGATATGAGGCACAACAATTACGTTTGGCAGTTTACAAAGTTTATGTCCTTTTGGCAGCGGTTCTGGCTCGGTAACATCTAATGCGGCACCACGAATTTTGTTACTACTTAAAGCTTCGTACAACGCTCCATGGTCTATAACACCACCTAGGAAAAATAGGAGAAATCTTACAGATTAGGCCTGGCGCtaaggaaaaaaaacaattctttcaatacAGCGTTGGCagtttattagggttttctgtttcttcacagaaaaccctattgaaattcgcgtgattattattagggttttctgttacatcacagaaaaccctattgagattcgcgtgtttcttatcattattattattatttttttttttccacacattttttgtcaaaagtacataggcttttttacattaccgctgttgccgatacaatccgtctgatatcattcagctcagttcgatctacaaatactccgtgcgaattttgaagaatcaacgttagaaaaagcactgtcgggccgtaaacatcgaaaattgagccccattcaaagagccgacatgtttttctaagtcgtctttccgaaatctaccgcacatttcttgtcacatcgattatcaattcaagcataaattaacaaatttattacccaaagattgcacattctgtcgcggtttttaaaaactgattttaacaataacccattttcctcatcaaattataataccaatacacaggaaatttactactttagattttaaaagcactgtcgagccgtaaacatcgacaaatcgacgtgtgtcactacatcgtcgttccgggaatcagctgcgagtttctcctcattctgagaatcaaatcgagtacaaattaatttattactaccagtgatttggctgcgggcgtcaagcagttaatttagcaatacctatttttctttaccaaatttaccgtgttttttgctaagataaatcataagtgtaccggggagtcgtaggcctaaactaaacacgccgaagagattatagcggagaaaagctgttatgtcgacgaggtatcaaaattaaagaatatattactttattcggccgcgggcctccatatcaatactctatatttcctacagtacataccgatcattgtcaaatccacaaggtatttactaaatacaagtataaaacacactcctatccgtatgctggactcacacttgacattcggagtaagcgttcgctgtgggggaaaggagatcgtttcgctgtgtcgcttgaagtgtttatcgagttttacgcgaccttaaagctttagtatggtggctgataagataacAAAACACgcatatgcaaatgagggtgacattacgacaaaacgacaaaactaaaataacgcgagaaaacaatgattttgattttgtcgcccgcgacaattcattattttggttttatcgcccacgacaattcattactttggttttatcgccagcgacaatgcattattttggttttgtcgcccgcgtcaattcttctttttggttttgtcgcccgcgacaattcattattttggttttatattttgtttttgtcgcccgcgacaattttcttttttggttttgtcgcccgcgacaattcaatattttggttttattgcctgcgacaattcaatattttggttttatcgcccgcgataattcattattttggttttgtcgcctgagaaaattcattattttggttttatcgcccgcgacaattcattattacggttgtgtcgcccgcgacaattcattattttggttttgtcgcccgacaattctttttttggttttgtcgcccgcgacaattcattagtttggttttgtcgcccgcgacaattcaatattttggttttgtcgcccgcgacaattcattattacggttttatcgcccgcgacaattcattattttggttttgtcgcccgcgacaattcaccattttggttttgtcgcccgcgacaattcattattttggttttatcgcccgcgacaattcattattttggttttatcgccagcgacaattcattattttggttttgtcgcccgacaattctttttttggttttggcgcccgcgacaattcattagtttggttttgtcgcccgcgaatattcaatattttggttttgtcgcccgcgacaattcaatattttggttttgtcgcccgtgacaattcattattttggttttatcacccgcgacaattcaatattttggttttatcgcccgcgataattcattattttggttttatcgcccgcgacaattcattattttggttttatcgcccgcgacaattcattattttgcttttgtcgcctggacaattcaccattttggttttgtcacccgcgacaattcattattttggttttgtcgccccgacaattctttttttggttttgtcgcccgcgacaattcattagtttggttttgtcgcccgcgacaattcaatattttggttttatcgccctcgacaattcattactttggttttatctccagtgacaattcttgtttttggttttgacgcccgcgacaattcattattttgcttttgtcgcctggacaattcaccattttggttttgtcacccgcgacaattcattattttggttttgtcgccccgacaattctttttttggttttgtcgcccgcgacaattcattagtttggttttgtcgcccgcgacaattcaatattttggttttatcgccctcgacaattcattactttggttttatctccagtgacaattcttgtttttggttttgacgcccgcgacaattcattattttggttttatactttgtttttgtcgcccgcgacaattttttttttggttttgtcgcccgcaacaattcaatattttggttttgtcgcccgggacaattcattattttggttttattacccgcgaaaattcaatattttagttttattgcccgcgataattcaatattttggttttatcgcccgcgacaattcaatattttgtttttatcgtccgcgacaattcattattttggttttatcgcccgcgacaattcaatattttgtttttatcgtccgcgacaattcattattttggttttgtcgctcgagacaattcattatttttgttttgtcgcccgtgacaattcaatattttggttttgtcgctcgagacaattcattattttggttttgtcggaacattaagttttttggtcgatcAGTGTGtaaaggtcgttttggaaatttactcagtctggtatattttggattactgtgtatgtcatttgtcaggacattaaacagaagacgacttaggatactaccttgcgtgactccactagttagaccgtctcattccaagatgaggcgttctgttgatttcggttacaagtttccgttcagagataactgctgagccattttaacgacctatcattgatactg carries:
- the LOC141901961 gene encoding putative 2-ketogluconate reductase, which produces MAMTLMLASARNLYLGITISMDKTSSLDRTSLPVGVDVCYATLGIVGMGSIGYEVACRAKSCKMKIYYHNRKRRSIEDENAVGATYCDKLHDMLPLCDFIIITCPLLPETKHMISEPEFKAMKRTATVINVARGGVIDHGALYEALSSNKIRGAALDVTEPEPLPKGHKLCKLPNVIVVPHIGTYTVQTRERMQDLVIRNMEAALCGCPLPSEV